ACTTGGCAGCACCTCCGGAGCGATGAACCCGACCGAGTACGTCGGGAAGGGCGAGCCCGAGACGCAAGTCATACGCGATGTCTACGACTGCGGCATCGAGATGACCCAGCCGTTGGAGCACTCTTCGTCCCCGCAGTGTCCGGAGAAAGAAGGAAGCACCGTATCTGGCTCCAGTGCCTACGATGCGACCCTGCACGTGATGAACACCAAGGACCACCATTACGGGCAACAGGACCAGGCGGCCACTGGCAGCACTGAGGGCTGCAATAAGGAGCAGCTGGGCCCATATGACACCAAGGAAAAGATGCTGGATGGGGCTCTAACACGCCTGTTGTGGTTGCGGCACAATGCCAGTGTTCCCGAGATACTCAACACGCCTGAAAACTTCGGTGGACAAAGCCGTTACTGCGCTCAGCTTAGCCAAGATCTACACAGCGTCCATCAGCTGTTTGGGCGACCGCAACCATGCGTGTCGTCGGCGACCACAACCACGTGCGTGGGAGTCACGCCGACGCCTCCGGACGATGGGCCCCTCTGTCTGGTCAGTGGGACAGGAACCGTTTCGACGGTGGAGCGGTTTGACTGCGTGTGTCACACACCGTTACGCGTGTCCCTCTTCATTTGCAAGCAAGCCGTCGCGTGTTTAAACCAGTACCACCAGGTCGCCAGTCACAGGAGGCGTACAGCCACGCGAAACGGCAAGGAAGTCTGTTTGATCGGCAGTATGGCCATCCATCGGTCGCCAGTCGGCGACGTTCGGGTTCATCGCGGCCAACGCAAGAGAACAACGCGGACGTCACCCCCGGTGGTAGCTAGACTGGCGACCAGGCCGTTCTTCAGTACGACCATCACCTATACGGCATCGGCAACTTCCCCGTTCGCTCGAGTGAGAAAAGCCTGGACGCCAGCACAGAGCAGGTAGCTCTGAGAAACGGCAGCCAGCGAGCGGTTTTGACATCCGAGGCCGTCTGGTGCTGCTTTGATGCTGTGCGTCAAGATGACTGACGTGGGACCGAGCCAAACTCGGCAATTATACTTGTATTTACATATTTTTTCGACAAAACGAAGCTAATTGGTCTTCGGTCATCTGTGTGTAATTAAATATTGAAGTGCACATGTGTGTCCTTTTGGTCATGAATGTATTCTTTTGACCTGCACCTTGGACGAATGAACGCGACAGCTCACTTCTCAAGTGCTGCTGTGGCGGCCATCTGACAAGAGTTTCTTGAAGACGCAGTTAAAACATACTTGTTCCGATTTTTGTTGGCGCATTTGTTACTTAATGTTCCCatgcgctttctttttacatagtTAGACCATAAACTCGTCCCGAAGTTAGAGCCTCGTGGCACAAGGGAACGCAAAAATGAAACCCCCCTTGAAGTCATTATGCTTGAAATAATTATTGTAAGAAAAACCCCACTAATACAAATAAAACATAGAGACAGCGTTTGTATACGTCTCTATTCTCAAATACATAGTCGTCCTTTCATTACCCTGTTAGATAAGAAACTCGAATGGGTGCTGCATGCCCATGCGCGCGGTGTAATCCCCAAAGGAAAGATGGAATAGCCCGTTCCTTGCTGATACGATTATTATTGACATTTTGAAAGAGCATCAGGTAATTGCGCCCTTTACAAAAGATTTCCTAAACAAGTGCTCTAAACCGTTATATGACCATTATGAGCTATATTTCCCAGTGTCGCGAGCGAATTCGACGTCACACActctcgctggggagcaggggcaccccccaaggctcggtcatctcccctatgcttttcaaccttgccatggcgggacttgctgagaaactaGGACAGATCTACGGGCTcgagcacaccatatacgcagatgacatcaccatgtgggtgtccaaaggaaccccgggcatggagcaggacatcttgcaagaagcagtgaacgccaAAGAAGAATTTGTAATTCCCACACGACTCAGATGCTCAcctaccaagtcggagctgctcacgcagacccacgcagaagggccgcaTGCCATACTCtcagacttcgattataatcaggaaattaccgtacgaaccacttcgggacacgccataccgtgcgtcgacaaaatcagagtcctgggtatgatcgtatatagactaaagacgtcaatgcctctacggttcagaagctcatcaccaaaaccaacaacgctattgggctcatcagaagaattgccaatagacacaggggcctcaaggaacatcaaactcatacacgcgttcgtcacctgtcacttcgcatacgttgcggcaatgctcaattggacacgatccgaaagagacaggctgaatgcccaaatcagaaaggtcaccaagcaagccctcggcattccaaccagcaccagcaacgagaagctggggcacctgggcatgcacaacaccttggaagaaattgccgaagcccagcagcgcgcccagcttgctaggctttcgacgacgcctccggggcgcacgatcctagagaagctaggccTTGCtcaaggagacatagaaaaagactttgcggacctcccacaGCATATCCGTGCCATGATCATGGTGGGCCCTATACCCAGAAaggtacaccccgaaaacaacaggggcagacgacaagcgagaggacaatgccttcttaaccaagccttggcgacccgtgaacgctcagcttttgtggacgtggtggcatacacgggaaacaaagctttcgcagtggcggttgtggacggccgcggatccacaagatatgcagccacggtaattgtaaggaagcctgaacaggccgaacaggttgcgatcgctgttgcgctcaccaacgacaatctttcccatatctacagcgactccataaccgctatcagagctttccgaaagggcacggtctgcgcacaggctctcagaattgtttcaaagaaagagattaagaaccactccatatactggttcccggcacacttaggaccaaaaataggcgacgtccccaaccttatcgaggcggcacacgaggctgcgcgcacGCTtgcagaccgcgcggcttcacccaaccactcggagaataaggacgcgcccactacatacaatgaaatcactaaacactactgcctacaacgcagacagtatagcacgccacaccacacgctcactcgagctcaagcggttacactcagaatgctacaaacagacacataccccacgcaaaacagactacacaaTTACAtacctgagctctacgacaagtcttattgcaccaagtgcaatacatcccttaacgtatatcatttactctggccgtgctcgcaagctaacataaactccgaaccggacaagcgcaagtttgaaaaagcaatccggagcgaagaactcgctcctcaactctgggccgtccagcaggtccacgacgccgccaggaaactcaacttcccggttccgtcgtgggagacgcccactccatgagagcccaaagttctcgtggcctgcaggacctgaaaaAAGACACATGAaaaaagttgatttccttccttccttcggtGAAAACAGAGAGTCATGTTAGGTTAAATGTGAAGCGAAATTTCAGCATTAATGGCTTGATTATGTGTTTTGCAGATAACTACTTAACCGTTTTTTTACGCCTTATACGACGTTCGTAGTCAGTTTCCCCGGTGCATTTGGTGAATTAATTGAGTTACTTTGTTTATAGTGTGTGAAAATAAGGGGCATGTTATGATAATGTGAAGGCGACATACAAAGTTGAGAACATATGCCAATCGCATCTGCAAGATTCTGCGTTTCGAGCTTTTCACTCCTTCATCAAAAATTTCATCAAGTGTTCGAATGCGTTGTGCGGCTGTTATCCGCTGTGTTTATCAATGTCCCGAAAAGACTCTACGTCACAACGTGCTTACATTTGGTGAAATTTTGGGGCGTGTTATGTGCAATGTGCGGTGAACGCTGGCGTTTCCAAATTATTAAGTGGCTTTGCAAATAATTAGTAAACCGTCGTTTTCTCCCTATTTCCATGCGTCATGTAAAGCGCCTGTGGTGTCCTCGATTCCTAAACGAGTCACGTTGCTTATATTTCGTGGTTGTAGAGGGAAAGTTATCGTTGATGTGTAGGCCAAGTTCAAAGTGTATCTTTCAATTACAGCATAAATATTTAGCCCGTCGTCCGGGGATAACTATAAGCTACTGACATCAAATTTGGGTTATGGGGGAACATTATGGCCGGTATGCATGCGAAGTTAGAAGCACATGGGTGAAGTACAGCTTTGACGGAAAATTCCGTAAACAAAAGTAAGAAGAGCTGGGCGATTCGGTGCAATGACACGATGAGGCAGCTTAAAGACGAACTCAAAAAAGAAGAACCAAATAGCACTTGAGTGCTCAAAAGCTTTATAGCGAGTGGGAAACAGTGCCAACGTGTCAGTCACACTCGGGAAACGTTGAAAAGTGCGTGGTTTTTTACAAGCGATTAAAAATTACAATGCGTGTGTTTGAAAGAAAAAGCGTCGCTGGAAATTGGGCCATGATTCAGCAAGGTCGCACAAGTctgctgtccttttttttttaattgtggaaAAATTAACTGCAGACTTTAGTGATTCCTTCGGCGGAGTCGTTTTCAATTAACGACGCGTGAAATAGGCGTGAAATACCCGTGTCTCAACGTCATTGCTACTCTTCAGCCTAGGCAGCGCTATCGGCTCATAAAGTAACTGTTTAATTAGCTACGTTTATCAGTCATGGAATAATCGCCACTTACGTACAGAGGTCTATGCGAGTTGTGCGGTTTGTTATGTGACTTGTTTGATGCGCCCCGCGGTGGACATTACATGTCTGAGCGAGTCCACTTAGCAAGCACTTAATTAACTGGAGCTTACTAATTAGGCCCGCAACAACAGTTAGCAACAACAAGCTACTTAGTAAGCAGCTCATACCAATTCGCTAGCACACTCATACCTTGCGCCCCTTTCGCGAAATGTGTCCTGAAGATATGCGGCGTATTGGATTGGTGCTCTAAATAACAATTATCGTGAGTGCATCTCTCGCGttaattcacacacacacacacacacacacacacacacacacacacacacacacacacacacacacacacacacacacacacacacacacacacacacacacgcacgcacgcacgcacacacacacacacacacacacacacacgcacacacgctcacacacacgcacacacacacacacacgcacacacacacacacacacgcgcgcacgcacgctcacacacacacacacacacacacacacacacacacacactgcgtcatcgtcataccgtcgtcgtcatgccgtcatgctcAGGGCCGACCTTGGCGAGCTAGTGTCATAGCAAAGTGGGCCAAAAGTAGCCAAAACAACGGAAGTTTCTGAATGACCATTACAGATTTTAAATGAACGTGTCTTCAGCTATACGGTGCGTCGCCACACTGCTCGAATACTAATCGCATTACCtctgacagtcatcgtgagatgggttctgccagaatttctttgtttttattcatgCGCAAGCGCTTCTCTCTCCTTATTATCTTCGCTTCCTCCCTCTCTCTTCTCTTATCCCAACGCTTATTAGCAGGCTGGAATATCGTAATTAGCTAAGCTGACCCCACAGCCTACCTCTTATAATAAATCTTTCTCTTCTCTCCTGGGAACCCTGCCAGAATAACTGCAAGTTATTCTGGCAGTTATTTAAGTTACGACATATTGCCATACTTACGTGGTTATCTTTTTCGATGGTAACCGTGCTTCACTAGATGGATTCATTATGGCTAGGTGCAAGACACACATACTGTATTCGAAATTTCTTGGATGGTGTCGCCTATTCTGTAGCTATAGAGTCTTGTCTAATCATATTGCGCGCACGAAGTGAATAGTCTTGTGCATTATCGAATGTATGCGAGCTGTAgtgaccagctcaagctgatctaGAGAGCTGAAAAGATGGCAAAAGCCAGCGAAGCCCTGGAGCTAGGTGCCTCGACCATTAGCGATTATTCTGGTTactctttcaataaagtttatctatcctatcctatcctatcctatcctatcctatcctatcctatcctatcctatcctatcctatcctatcctatcctatcctatcctatcctatcctgtcCTATACTACCCTATCCTATGTAGAATGTTCTGCTCATAATGTATAAATAGCGGTTGGAGTTGACCCTTGAGATGAGATTTCGAATGACTTAGCTCGCCGATATCGCTGTGCTTGGAAATTTGTTCGTTTAGGTGGCCACAAGTTCGTCCAATAAGATATTAAGCTTTTACCTCAAGCTTAACCGTCGTTATACAGCGTGACAATATAAATATATTTGGCAGTCACGGAGTAACGACACGAATAAGCGTGGCGATGAGCATAATTCTTTTTTACGGCCCGTTTGTGCCCTCCATTCACCTCGCCCGCCACGCTTCCTCACACGTCTTCTCCTTCAGCGCATTTTCCATTCCCTCCCAAAATACGGCGGCTGATGTTTCCACCACTGCGTGAGACAGTTCCTGTGTTTTCTTCTAGTTGTAGGCACTTCCTCCGAGGATGGTCGAGCATGGACCTGAAAGGAGTGACTATACAGAACACCCACCAGTTGACCCCGGTGACAACATGGTCTGTGCGAAGCTGCAGTAGTTTCCGCAGCTCAAAAGCTCTGTGGACTACGCAGTTCGGCCGGTCGTGTTCATCAAGAGCTGTGCGGTTACCGCATTTTATAGGTCGACCACGGCGTGGCGTGCCAAGAGTGGGGCGGCCGGCTGCAGGAAGGTCACGACGTGGACGTGGTCACGGAAAGCCGACTGGTTATGACTTGCTCCGGCGGGGTTAGGTTCACCGTTTCACGGGGTCTAGAGATAGCAGATATAGAGTCTGAAATAACCTGGCCGGTCTGCGGCACGCGGCTTAAGCGGTCTCTGCAGGTAAACGTTGACGTGTCCCAAGACCGATGCGAGCTATTAAGGCGGGCGTCATCCAGTGTCGAAACTACGTCGGTGACTACATCTTGCTTCGGCATAACCACCCGCTTCCATCAGTGAAACTTTTCTTtcttatgcaaaatagaagtgaggcgtgcagacaggacacaagagtagagaagtggacaacacgaacgcctcacttctctactcttgtgtcctgtctgcacgcctcacttctattttgcattatgaatccttaccaactagctcagctttctgtcgttcttctTTCTTATGAGGCAAAAAAATACTTCTTGCTTGTGCGGACTTTTCAGTGTGAGAAATGACAGCTGCGCGTGGCACGGTATCAAAGTCGCGGTGTCTCGTAACACGTTCTTGACGATTAAGTTATTATATTGCGTACGTGAACTGCGCTTATCCTTGCGCGCCATATTTGGGCACACATTTGTGTATACTGCGTGGCCCTCATATGGAATATGTAGCCTGTTAGCTGTTAACCGAACACTCTATACAATCGAAGTGCGATATGAATATATGTTGTCTACACAGTAAACCGATTTACTTCAAGGATTCTTGCTTCCTTCCAGTAGTAACTTGGTTCTGAGAGGCGCAGTCTCCTCTTTTTGGTTCCCCTAATAGAAAGCAGAATTTCCAGAACTTCGTGGCCTATCGACTTCACGCCAGATTCCTTTTACAGATGTGGTCGCACGAAGggcacaaagtaaaaaaaaaagtttcgtgtTTCGTACGCGGGCATGTATGAGTGTGAAGCATCACTAAACCGCCGCCGGTACTAGCTCTACTCCTAGATATATTCATGACCTCAACTGAACGACGCTGAAAGTTGATTCCTCAAGTCTTTCCATTCAGCCGTACGCGTAGAAGGTGAGCACTTTACCAAGAAGACCATCCGGGTATTGATGGCTATGTCTATAGGAGCTTGCTGCAATGCACGAATGCGAGGCAAAAGCTAAGGCCTGTGCGATCCATACAAACTATAAAAAATTTGAGACACAGCCAGGAGAAGAGCGAAATCTTAACTGATTAGTTCTTCGTTCAGGAGATAAGGGGTGACCAGGGACGAGTGGCAGAGAGAACGGTGGGCAAGCCGACGCAACGAAACATTTGAGACACCGCTTTATGTGATTTTCACTCAAGATGTTAAGCTCACACCGCACACAGAATGTAGCATACGAATATCCATGGCTACGTGAGATTGTTATCTCATCCTTTATTTAACTCTTTGCTACTGCCTCCACCCTTCGCCTCCGATGGTGTCGCGCATGTCCCTTCTCACATTTCATTGCTTCATTTTCTGTTCTTTCTCTCAGATCTGCCCGGCATCTTTAAAGCTCAGCTTGTACTTGTAGCCGCGGCCAGAAGGTGGATAGGTTTCTTGCACAGATGCCCATCCATCCACTGAATGATAGCATAGAACTAGCAGTATATCGCTCTAATTCATTCACCAAGGTAAGTTTATGCATTGTGGCACTGCATTATTAATTTAGTCGAGGCTACAGTACAGCTAGTACAACCGACACCACAATACTCTGAATGGAGATCGGCGAGACAAGTGAAAAACAGCTCTCAGTGCGACCCATCATGATGGTGAATGCCACACGCAACACAATTCTGAAGACTACAGATAGGAGCTACCTTCCACAAGAGTCGCTACGCAAGGTGCGTAGGGTGTATGACGCAATTGAGTTCATATTTCTTGTGGATACATTACTGTCTCTCCAAGAGGACAATTTTAATTACTCGGACTGTGTTATGTAGCGTGCTTCTACGCTCGCCCTTTAACAGCAAACGTGGACGTACTGTACATTTGTATATGTGAGCTGAGGCGATAGGTATCGATGCTTTCCGGTGCGCATGCCGCCCCCGCATTGCTGAGTCCGGGCAAGTCTGAACGTGCACCTTGCTAACGGAGGTAATTGGTAGAGTTTCGGTGATTTGGTTCACGCTAGACGACGACCCATCAGCGTCAAAGTTAGCTGGAAATCAGTACCCGTATGCGTCTCTGCGTTTCTCCTTGTCCATTACGTCTATTGACCTTTGATGACACGACATCAAGCGAGCATGGCTTCCTACTGCCGCTCGCAGGGCCATGGCGATCTGTTCCGCTACACTCCACCACAGGCCACAAGatgaaagaagacgaaaaaaaaaacctttcgaGTCAAGCCAataaccacccgattcttggccaatcccccactgtgggtatgtgccacggccactcaggacaacaacaacaacaacgacaagaCTGTGGGTACGCGCCAGCGTACGCCCTTCTTTTTACGGATCCGAGAGCTTGTCGTTAAGATTCACCGTCACAGAAGACGTGGTAGCATGCATCGTGCCGATACGATAAATGTTTTCTACCACCTCGAAATACGCTTTGTAGCACTTGCTCCGTCGGGCAGCAGCCACTATATAAGAAGGCGAGAGTGTGATCGATTGAAagagatcagaaaaaaaaaagcactgtccTCAGGTTGGGGCCGCATGCGACGGTTGGGCTATCAGGAAAGAAACGGAAAGAACATCATTCTTGAACTGTGGAGCTTCACATGAGAAGCCCAGCTAGTGCGACCTAGATCCCATACATCTTCTCTTCTTACGCAAGTCAAGTTGCCGttccttttttatatatttattctctctttctctatcttgTGCTCCTAGGACGTCATAACCTGCCATCAGCTCCACTTGCTGTTCGCGGTGGTCATTTCACGAAGAAAGCGATCTCTGTCCCAGTCGATGAAAACCATACCTTCAAAACGAGAAATTTAAATCGTACCCCCCGCGTCAGCATTTAACATTTCTCTTTACAAGTTTCGCAATAAACTTCTTTGCGCACTTCGGGTCTCCACTGCTTATATGACATTTGTTCATCTAGAAACCCTGCATGGTACACGTCTGGGCGAAGAAGACGAAAATGTATATATAGTACGATTCGCTTTTCTTGCGTGAATTCTATAACTCTCTCGGTTAGAGGTCAACCATAGCGACTTGAGCGCTGATTCGCGCGGCACCACTGTGCTatgattgaaaaagaaaaaaaactaaattattaAATACACCGCGATGGCTTCTTCTATATCTTATCCCGCGCACTGCCGGCACGTGAACTTCTTTTCTTCCCCCCGAGAGGCTGTCCAGAAGCGTTGCTCGCCCCGTTGCAACCAGTTCAAGCTTCTCCATGGAGCGCCGCTAGGCTTAGTAAGTGACCGTTTCTTCGCTCTCTCTTCTCCCTGTCAGCGTTCGCTCGAAGAATTTGCAGCTTCCCACTGTGTTTCTCGGACGCATATACCGTTTCGGGAGCTGCAATAAGCAGGTTTTGCATCTCCGCGCGCTGCTCAATCATATCGGGAAAGCAGGAGCTAAGCTCATGCTAGGCTTGACATAAACCTATGCGTTCAGACGTATGCATGCTCTCAGGGGCATTTTTAGACGTTAAAGCGTTCCttcacgcaatttttttttttcgtgagtgaGAGCCGTTTGTCGTTGGCCTGTCGCCTTCGCTATGTCAGTATTGGCCGGTACTCGTTCTTGCAAACTGATGTAGTGTAAAAACGACTTTGTAAATATGGGCCCCGACTTCCATTGGCTGTTAAACGAATTTAGTTGAACGCTAACGCCTAATGATTTTTTTTCAGTCGCGTTCACGCCTTGTCAAGACCTTCAGATCATTGGGATATTCAATATGCTTGGTTAGAAACGTGAGCATTTTATTGCAGCTCTCGCTAGAGCTGCGTTAACGCATTAGTGCGAAGCCAAACACATTTCTCTGCTGGACACATTCTGTGTTTCGTGGGGAAGTCGACGCGTCTCTTTGACGCTGAATCATGTACACGCTGTGATCGGTAGCCGCTCGAACAAGTGCTCTATGTGCCGGTCATTAGAATTAAGATTGTCGGTCTGAGCATGCACCGTGCAGCGCGAACTGCACGCGCCGACACCCCGTTGAAAATATTCGGGAATTTGAATTGCGCGGTTTTACTTGCTCAATTCTGCACATCCATGCGGTTCATAATTGACGCCATAGTCGGAGtcttcggattaatttttaccacgtAGTTCTTTTTCGCATTCTGCCTCCATCGCATTCTGGTGTATCCAACCCATGACGTTGTGCTCATAAAGAGCGCAACGTCAGACAGACATGCACTAAGAGACTGCAGCGGGCCGGTAACGCGTCCCAAGTATACGTTCTAAGTACAGTTGTGTCTTTAGAAAGCTCCTGCATTAACAACCCAATAAGTTGGTTTCCATAAGATAAGCTCTGTTTAAGACTGTTCGTGTGCCCTATGCCCTAGCTCCCTATGCGCTTTTGTCGTTGGTTCATACAAATGGTTAAACGATAAGCGGTTTCACCTCGGATCCAACCATGTGGCGCTCTGCGATTCGTGTTGCTGGCTCCACGCCGTCTTTTTGCCATTTATTCTCAGTGTGGAGCGCCAGGACCTTTCCCGCACGCTTGATCACGGATGCTGGGGTAGCTCTCCGGTGTGGACACTTAAACCCTAACTTTCTCCCGTGTGAGATGCACTCTGTAGGAAGAAGCTATAAGAAATGAACACACTGCGCGGGCACGCTACCACTGCGAAAAGCTTCGCATAATTTACACCACTATAACGTAGCGTTGATTTCGAACTCCAGAATTGCATCACCATTGAATAATGAGAAGAGGCCTAGGTCTGTTAATTACACATAAACACCCGGAAAAGGGGACGGGAATacggcgccgcggtagttcaAGTGGTAAggtatcgcacgcgtaatgcgaggaCGGGGGTTGGTATCCCACACGGCCAGTTATTTTTTATGCGTCCACTTTCGTTCCCTTTATTTATCATTTCCACATTTCTAATAAAACAGCTAATACACCGCatgctttccttggtgtcattaGCTGTTAACTCATTATTAATTCTCACCATTAATCAGGCCTTTGTATCGTCTGCTTCTGCAGCGCGTTATTAAACAGACTAGATGTGATTCAAACAGTGGTGTATATATAGGCCACAGCGGTTGGCATTGCTGATTGTTTTAACATTTATTGCACGTTAGTCTGAACGTCGAGTTCGGACGAGGATGTTCATATATGACGTGAGAGAAGTACATGCATGTTGCGATGAAGAGATGCGCCCTCCGGTGGCAGACAGCGTCATGTTGCAGGTCACAGCGATGTACATAACCTACCGCATGATTATGTTAACACTTGCCTAAGGCCTCCATAATGCAAGGATTCCTAGTTTTTGCGCGAATCCATTCATTATCATCCACCGCTTATTCTTGCTCGATAACGGTGATAATGGGAATGGATCGCCGTTGGTATAACTCACAAAACGCAACAGGGAGTAGCATTGCAACAAAATAAAAT
This Dermacentor albipictus isolate Rhodes 1998 colony chromosome 1, USDA_Dalb.pri_finalv2, whole genome shotgun sequence DNA region includes the following protein-coding sequences:
- the LOC139058125 gene encoding uncharacterized protein is translated as MQFVHAPFWNSENLGKADRTILSEMHRQPARHQLNAHSQHKRSRPLPALNNQHENKGHRNGAEYVFGEKLISSPATIPTPLVHLLPSLYADFPDLLFPLGQHGSAVGQLGSTSGAMNPTEYVGKGEPETQVIRDVYDCGIEMTQPLEHSSSPQCPEKEGSTVSGSSAYDATLHVMNTKDHHYGQQDQAATGSTEGCNKEQLGPYDTKEKMLDGALTRLLWLRHNASVPEILNTPENFGGQSRYCAQLSQDLHSVHQLFGRPQPCVSSATTTTCVGVTPTPPDDGPLCLVSGTGTVSTVERFDCVCHTPLRVSLFICKQAVACLNQYHQVASHRRRTATRNGKEVCLIGSMAIHRSPVGDVRVHRGQRKRTTRTSPPVVARLATRPFFSTTITYTASATSPFARVRKAWTPAQSR